The sequence below is a genomic window from Sorangiineae bacterium MSr12523.
TGGCATCGGGTCGGTTCGTGCCTCGACGTCCTCACCGAGCGCGCCGTGCGCGTGCGGGGTCCACGGCGCGTGCTCGTTGCCCGCGGGGCGGCTGTAGATGGTGAACGATCTCCGAGCATGGACGTCGGGTTCGCCGATCGTGACTTGCAGTTCGATGCAGGCACATGGATCGAGCACCAAGGGCGAGGTGAAGGTCACCTCGGCCACGGCCGCAGCGCCCACGACCTCCGCCGCCACCCAGGCCAGCTCCATGAATGCCGTGCCGGGCAAGAGCGCTGTCCCGGCCACCACGTGATCCAGTACCCACGGGTGCTCTTCCGTCGACAGCCGCCCGCTCAGCACGTATCCGTCCCGGTCCGCAAGGCGCACGGCGCTCGTCAGCCATGGGTGATCCACCGTTTGCCCGGCTCGTGCTTCCTGCGCGCGTGGCGCTTCCAGCCAGTAGCGCTGACGCTGAAACGCGTACGTCGGAAGCTCCACACGCTCCGCGCCCGTCCCCGCGAAGACGGCCTTCCAGTCCACTGCGTGCCCTTGCGCGTGCAGCGCGCAAACCGCTTGCATCAGCGAATCTTCTTCGCCTCGCTCTTTTCGCTGGCTCGGTACGAACGTTCCTCGCTCCGGTGAGATGCTCTCCGCTCCCAGCCCGCTCAGAATCCCTTGCGGACCGCACTCCAGGTACGTCGTCACCCCGGCCCGATCCAATGCGCGCAGGCCGTCCGCAAACCGAACAGGCTCCCGAACCTGACGCACCCAGTACTCCGCGCTCCCGAGCTCCGTTCGTTCTCCCGTGACGCCGCTCACGATGCCCGTCCGAGGTGCTCCGTACTTCATCTTCCGCGCGACACGCCCGTACGCCTCCTGCATCGGCTCCATCTGGCTCGAGTGGAACGCGTGGCTCACCGACAGCCGCTTGACGCGTGCTCCGCCCGCTCGCAGCTCCTCGCTCAACGACTCCACCGCCGACGCCTCCCCGCTCACCACCACCTGCTTCGCCGCGTTCACCGATGCCAGCGACACCCCGTACTTCCCAAGCAGCAACGACACCTCGGCTTCGCTCGCCTCCACCGAGGCCATCGCACCGCCGCTCGGAAGCTCTCCCATCAACCGTCCGCGCGCCGCGACCAACTCGCACGCATCCCCCAACTCCAAGACGCCCGACACGTGCGCCGCCACGAGCTCCCCCACGCTGTGACCCAGAAACACGTCCGCCCGCACTCCCCACGCTTCCCACTGCCGGTACAAAGCTACTTCCAGCGCGAACAGCGCCGGTTGTGCCCATTGCGTTTGCTCCAGCAGCTCCGCGTTCTGCGTCCCAGCCTCCGCGAACATCACCTCCTTCAGCGGCTTCTCCAGGTGCTTCGACATCTCCTCGAACACCGCATCCAGCGACTCCCGGAAAGCTTCGTACTTCCCGTACAGCTCTCGACCCATCCCGGCGCGGTGGCTTCCTTGGCCCGTGAATAGAACCGCCAACTTCCCCGCGCTGGGCTCGTGCGGTGTTTGCGAGGCGCGCGTGGGAGGCGGACCGCCATTTGCGAACGACGCCAGCGACTCCGTCCACGTCGCGGTGGAGGCATCGCTAGGAACGGGCCAGGCGAGCCGTGCTGGCAAGTGCGTGCGCGTCGTCGCGAGACTGGCGGCGAGATCCAAGGTTCGCGCGTGCGGGTTTGCGCGCACGTGCTCGAGCAATCGTCGGGCTTGCGCACGCAGTGCCGTCTCGTCGTGGCCCGACAAGAGCAACGGCAGAATCGACGGCGCGGGGGCCACCTTGGCGTGTGCCGCCGCGTTGGCCGGTCGAGCCGGTGCCTCTTCGAGGATCACGTGGGCGTTCGTACCGCTCACACCGAACGACGACACGCCCGCTCGCCGCGGCGTGCCCGTGCGGGGCCAGGGCGTGGATGCATCGAGAAGGGCGATGTGCCCGTGGGACCAATCGACGTGCGGCGACGGAGGATAGGCATGCAAGGTTGCGGGAAGCTCCCCGTGCTCGAGCGCCAGCACCATCTTGATCACACCGGCCACACCGGCGGCAACCTGCGGGTGGCCGATATTCGATTTGATCGAGCCGAGCCAAAGCGGCCGCTCGGCGCTGTGCGCTTTTCCGTAGGTGGCCAGCAGCGCTTGCGCTTCGATCGGATCGCCGAGACGCGTTCCCGTTCCATGCGCCTCCACCGCGTCGATGTCCGCCGCCGTCAGTCCGGCCACGGCGAGCGCGCGCTCGATCACCGCTTGTTGGCTCGGACCGTTGGGCGCTGTCAGCCCCTGGCTGCGTCCGTCCTGATTCACCGCCGAGCCGCGGATCACGGCAAGCACGGGATCGCCATCCCGATGTGCATCGGAGAGGCGCTTCAGGACCAGCATCCCGCAGCCTTCGGCCCAGCCGACGCCATCGGCACCCGCGCCGAACGGTTTGCAGCGACCGTCGGGCGCAATGCCGCGCTGACGGCTGAATTCGACGAAGACCATCGGGGTGGCCATCACCTGGGCGCCACCCGCCAGAGCCAAATCGCACTCGCCCGCACGCAATGAAGTGCATGCAAGATGCATGGATACCAGCGACGACGAGCATGCCGTATCCACCGTCACCGCGGGCCCCTTCAGGCCGAGCGTGTACGCGATGCGGCCGGAGCCGACGCTGAGAAAATTCCCCGTCACGAGGTGACCGTCGAACGATTCGAGTCGATGCACGAACCGCCCGCCGTAGTCGGTGTGCGCGAGCCCGACGAACACCCCGGTCGCGCTTTCTTCCAGCGAGTGCGGAGCGATCCCTGCCCGCTCCAGAGCTTCCCACGCGCATTCCAAGAGGAGCCGTTGCTGCGGATCGATCCGCTCGGCTTCGCGCGGGCTGATTCCGAAGAATGCCGGATCGAATCGGTCGGCGTCGTAGAGAAATCCGCCGTACTGCGTCGTCGACTTTCCGGGCGCGTCGGGATCCGGATCGTAGAGCCCCTCGAGGTCCCAGCCCCGCCCCTGCGGGAACGGGCCGATGGCGTCGCGCCCTGCCGATAGCAGCTCCCACATCTTGCGCGGGTCATCCGCGCCTCCCGGGTAGCGGCAAGCCATGGAGACGATGGCGACCGGCTCGTCGTGCGCCGTTCGGGGCGCTGCGGGAAGCGCGAGCTGCGGCGCCGGTTCGGCGAAGGCGCGGCGCATCAACATATCGGCCATTGCTCTTGGCGTCGGGTGGTCGAAGGCCAAGGTAGCCGGCAAGGCCGTTTCACTGCGCGCGCTCAAACGGTTGCGCAGCTCCAGGGCCATGAGGGAGTCGAGACCGTGCTCTTTGAGCGACTTGTCGAGAGGAAGTTGCGCCGCGCGCGGCAGGCCGAGGACCGCGGCCGCTTCCGTGCGCACCAAGTCCAACAGGACATCGCGGCGCTCCGCCTCGGGCAGGGGCGCGAGGCGCGCGCGCAAGGCCGAGGCTTCCACGCGGGGATTCGCCTGCGGTGCGGAGCGCGCCTGCGGCTGAAACGGCCATGCCGCAGGGTCGAGCGCGGCCAGCACTTGCGTCGCGGTCGGGTGCGCGAGCGCGCGGTCCAGCAGCGCGAGCGCGCGCGGGCGGCTGAGGGGCGTGATGCCACGCCGTTTCAAGCGCTCCAAATCGGGCGCGCCGAGGTGCGAAGTCATGCCGAGGCCGCTCGACTCCCACACGCCCCACGCGAGACTCATCGCGGGCACGCCACGTGCGCGCAGGTGCCCGGCCAGCGCGTCGAGGAACGCGTTCGCGGCGGCATAGTTGGCTTGCCCTGGATTTCCCAGCGAACCCACCACGGAGGAAAAGAGGACGAACGCGGCAAGCGGCGCAGCCTTCGTCGCCTCGTAAAGAAGCCAGGCGCCGTCCACCTTCGGCCGCAGTACGCGCTCCACCTGCGCCGGGGTCAGCCCGGTCACGACGGCGTCGTCCAACACGCCGGCCAAGTGAAACACCGCTGTCAGCGATCGCTCCGCTCGCAGCGCGGAGACCAGAGGCGCCCATGCACCGCGGTCGCTCGCATCGCATGCAACGAGCTGCACTGTCTGGGCGCCCGCGGCGAGGAGCGACGCTCGCAGCGCGCTCGCGTCCGGCGCATCTTCCCCGCGGCGTGAGGTCAGCACCAGGTGACGAACACCGTGGGTGCTCACGAGGTGATGCGTCAATGCACGACCGAGTTCTCCCGTTCCGCCGGTGATGAGCACCGCTCCGTTCGGGTCGAGTGCGATCGGGGACGCGCCCGCGCGGTCGGCGTCGGTCATAGGGTGCCATCCTGGCGTCAGCACGCGAGGGGCGCGCACGACCAGCTCGGGCTCGTCGTCGGTAGCGATCGCGCGGCGCAGGAGATCACGTTGCGCGGTCCAATCTTCCGCACCGGCGTCCACCACGCGGAGCCTTCGATCGGGATGCTCCGTGCGGACGCTGCGCAACAGGCCCCACGCGGTCGATGCCGCGAGGCCTTCCACCGGATCCTCCGGGGTCGCCGCGATCGCGCCGCGGGTCATCACCACGAGTTCCGTTTTCTCGAGTGCCGGCGCAGCGAGCCACCGCTGAAGCAGCGAAACGAGTTCGCCCGCCACGCGGTGCGCGCCGGCGACGACGGTGTCATGCTGCGCGGTTAGGTCCACCACGAGACGGCGAGGCGGCGTGGCCTCGTCCGATGGTGCGCAAAGGTCTTCGACCCGTGCGATCGCACGCACGCCGAGGGCGCGGGCCAGCGATCCATCACCGCCGAGGACCGCATGCGCATCGGACGTCCATTCGGCGTTCTCCAACGTGGCCGCGGTCCAGGTGATCCGATAGCGATCCGGCGCGTCTGCGTCCAACAAGGAGTGGGACATGCGCCGGGGGGAGTCGAGCCAGTAGCGCTGTCGCTGAAACGCATAGGTCGGCAAGTCCGCCCAGGCTCCGCGCCGTGCACCGAGCACGTTCTCCCAATCCACTCCGTAACCCTGCGCGTGAAGCCTCCCGAGGTTCCGCAGAAGGGCGCCTTCCCCTCCCGCTCCTCGCTCCAGGCTTCCGACCACCACTCCACCGGAGCTTCCCTCCGTCAGCGCCAGCCCCAACACAGGGTGCGCGCTCACCTCCACGAACACGCCGTATCCCTCGGACAACAGCCGCTTCATCGCTCGGTCCAGGCGAACCGGCTCCCTCAGGTTCCTCCACCAGTACTCGCCGTCCAGCGCCGCTCCACTCGTCGCTTCCCCGCTCACCGTCGAATAGAACTCGACGTCCGTTTCCCTTCCCCGAATCCCTTTCAGCTTCTCGCGCATCTCCTCCCGCAGCGGCTCCACCTGCTCACTGTGCGAGGCGTAGTCCACCTTCACCTTCCTCGCGAACACTCCCTCACGCTCGTACGCCTCCACCAGCCGCGACACTCCACCGGCTTCCCCGCTCACCACCGTCGAGCTCTCCGTATTCACCACGGCAATGGACAGTCCGTCTCCATTGAGCTCCAACTGCCGCGACACTTCCTCCACCCCTCGCTCGATCACCGCCATCCCTCCGCGGCCGGCGATCGTTCCCACTAGCCCGCTCCGGACCGCCACCACTTCCGACGCCGCCTCCAACGTCAGCGCGCCCGAGACGTACGCCGCCGCAACCTCTCCTTGGCTATGGCCAACGACGGCGTCCGGCTCCACGCCCCACGCACGCCACATCGCCGTCAGCCCCACCGCCATCGCGAACAGCGCGGGCTGCACCACCTCCACCCGCTCCAACGATTCCGCTCCGGCCTCGCCTCTCAGGACCGACTCCACCGACCAGCCCGTCCACTTCCGCAGCGCTTCGTCGCACGCTCGGACCGCTCCCGCGAATACTTCGCTTCGCTCCAGCAGCGTCTTGCCCATTCCCTCCCATTGGCTCCCCTGGCCGGGGTACACGAACACCATGCGACCCAACGCCCGCGCTCGCCCTTCCGTTACCGCTGCGTGTGCCTCCCCGCGACCCAGCGCCTCCAGCCCTTCGCGGGCTTGCTCCACGTTCGACGCCATCACCACCGCGCGAACCTCGTGGTGCGTCCGCCCCAGCGCCGCCGTCCTCACGACGTCTTCCCATCGCGTCTCCGGATGCTCGCCCAGCCACTTCCCCCAACGACCCGCCTGCTCCCGTACCGCCTTCTCCTCGGCTCCTGACATCAGCAGCGGGTAGTCTCTCTCGCTCTCTCCCGCTTCTTCGGGCGGTGCCGCGGGCGCTTCCTCCACGATGACGTGCGCATTCGTCCCGCTGAATCCGAACGAGGACACGGCTCCCCGACGCGCACCGTCGCGTGCAGGCCATGCGAGATGCTCGGTGGCGACCTTCACGCAAAGACGGTCCCATGGGATGTGGGCATTGGGCGTGGCAACGTGCAGGGAGCGCGGGATTTGCGCGTGCTGCAGCGCGAGGACGGTCTTGATCAGGCCGGCCACGCCCGCGGCAGCCTCGGTGTGACCGATGTTGGACTTGATGGACCCGAGGATCAGTGGCTTCTCGACGGGGCGCCCGGATTCGTAAACGGCGGCCAGCGCTTCGACTTCGATGGGGTCGCCCAAGCTCGTGCCGGTGCCGTGGCATTCGACCATGTCGACCGTGGCGGCATCGATGGAGGCGCGCGCCAGGGCCGTTCGAATCACTGCCTCTTGGGCGAGTCCGCTCGGAGCCGTAAGGCCTTGACTTCGTCCATCTTGATTGACCGCGCTGCCTCGAACGAGGGCGAGGATGCGGTCTCCATCGCGCTGGGCATCGGAAAGGCGTTTGAGCAGCAGAATGCCGCCCCCTTCTGCGCGCACGTAGCCGTCGGCGTCCGCGGAAAACGTCCGGCAACGGCCCGTCGGCGAGAGCGCCTTCAGACGAGAGAATGCAACGTAGCCCTCGGGGGCCATCAGCGCACTGACCCCGCCGGCCAACGCCCAATCGCACTCGCCATGTCGGAGCGCCTGGCAGGCCGTATGCACCGCCACCAGGGACGAGCTGCATGCGGTGTCGAGGGCCATCGCCGGACCGCGTAGCCCGAGCCAGTAGGCGAGACGCCCGACGATGGTGCTGGGCGAAGCACCCGTCAGCGTATAGGCGTCGATGCGCTCCGGATGGGAGAGCGCTTCGGTTTGGTATTCCGAACCCGACATGCCGACGTAGACACCGGCGTTGGCGCCCGCGAGATTGCCCGCTCGGATGCCCGCGCGTTCGAGCGCTTCCCATGCGATCTCGAGCAACCAGCGCTCTTGCGGATCGATGCCCACCGCTTCGCGCGGGCTGATTCCGAAGAACGCGGCGTCGAAGCGTTCCACATCGCCCACGAATCCGCCCCAACGGCTGTAGGTCTTGCCGGGCGCGTCCGGATCCGGATCGTAGAAGCGTTCGAGATCCCAGCGCGATGCGGGAACCTCGGTGATGACGTCCCTGGCCTCGACGAGCACGTCCCAAAGCTTTTCGGGCGTGTCGGCGCCGCCGGGGAATCGGCAGGCCATCGATACGATCGCGATCGGCTCGCGCGCACGCTCTTCGATCGCGCGCAGTCGCTCCTTGGCCGAGGCCAGGGAGGCCATCGTCTTTTCCAAGTAGGCGCGAAGCTTTTCGCTGCGGTCCATCAGCGCGCCCCTTTCATCGGCCGATCGTCGTGAACGAGCGCATCGATCGAATCGAACAGCTCCTCGTCCGACATGGGCGACGCGTCCCCCGTCGTGCGCGGGATGGCGCGCACGCCCGATCGCGGATCGTCGGCCGAGGCGAACATCTCCTCCAGGAGACGATGGGCCATCGCGTTGGCGCTCGGATAGCTGTAAACGAAGCCCGCCGTCAGTCGAAGCTGCGTTCTTCGGACCAGACGGCCCACCAGCTCGACGGCCACCGGCGATCGCAAACCGAGATCGCGCAACGGGGCGTTCGGCAGGACCATCGACGGCGCAATCCCGAGCACCGCCGCGATTTCCGCGCACACCCGCTCACGCAGCCACGGCTCCCGGCGCGACGGGGACAAGCGGGAGAGCTCCTCGGACCAAGTGGCGATTTCGTCCCTCGGCCGATTCGTCGTGTCGCGTTCATCGCGCTCGTCCGTGTCGAGCCAATAGCGCCGGCGCTGAAAAGCATACGTCGGCAAGTCCACCGGCGTTCCCCTTCGCGCGAGTACGCGGTCCCAGTCCACCGGGTGGCCTTGCACGTGGAGCGAGGCGAGCATCTTCAGCAACGTCGACACGCCGCCCGCGTCTCGTTGCAAGCTGCCCACGACGATCCCATCGTGCGACCGGCTCGAATCGGCCAGCGCCGCCTCGAGGACCGGATGCGCGCTCACCTCCACCATCACGCCATGACCGGCATCCCCAAGGCGAGCGAGCGCGCGATCCAATCGCACCGGCTCGCGCAAGTTGCGGCACCAGTACGTCGCATCGAGCGCCTCGCCGGACAATTCCTCCCCGAACACCGTCGAGAAAAATGCGATCTCGCCTTTTCCTCGTTTTACCTCCGCGAGCCGCGCGTTCAATTCGGGCAGAACCGGCTCGACGTGCCGGCTGTGCGATGCGTAATCGATATTCACGCGCCGCGCGTAAATCCCCTCTCGTTGGGCCGCCGCCAGCAGCGACTCCACGGCATCGGTATCGCCCGACACCACCGTCGAGCCTTCGGTGTTCACGGCCCCCACGGACAAAGCGCCCGCGTACTCGGCGAGCCGCTTTTCCACGACATTCACCGGTTGCTCGATGAGAGCCATCGCGCCCGACACCCGCCTCACCACATCGCTGCGCACAGCGGCCACACGCGCGGCCTCCTCCAGCGACAGCGCACCCGACACATAGGCCGCCGCGATTTCACCCTGGCTATGGCCGACGACGGCATCCGGCTCCACACCCCACGATCGCCAAAGCGCCGTCAGCCCGACCGCCATGGCAAACAACGCGGGCTGCACAATGTCACGCTCCCGCGGTGGAACGAGGGCATCTGGCTCGCCGCGCAAGACCGATTCGACCGACCATCCCGTGCACGGGCGAAGTGCCGCATCGCAAGCCCGCACCGCATTCGCAAAGATCTCCGACTGCGCGAACAGCTCACGCCCCATGGCCGGCCATTGAGACCCGTGCCCCGGGTAGACGAAGACGACTTTTCCGGGTGTTCGCGCCCGCCCTTCCGTCAGCGCCGCATGCGGCTCGCCGTTCGACAGAGCACGCAGCGCCGCCGCCGCCTCCGTCGTGCTCGAGGCCATCACCGCGGCGCGAACATCGTGGTGCGTCCGACGGCATGCGGCCGTGTGAACGACGTCTTCCCAGTTTGCCTCGGGATGGGCTTCCAACCAGAGTGCCCATCGCTTCGCCTGCGCCCGAAGCGCGGTTTCACCTTTGGCGGACACGAGCAACGGCAGCCGCTGTTCCCCTGAAGCCTTCTTCGTAGGAAGACCCGCCGCACGCGGGGGCGCCTCGAGCACCACATGGCAATTCGTGCCGCCAAAACCGAAGGCGCTCACGCCCGCGCGCCACGGTCGATCGACCTCGGGCCATGCGCCCGCCTCGGTTTGAATTTGCAGACCGAGCGAATCGAATGGGATCGCGGGGTTGGGCGATTCGACGTGAAGGCTCGCAGGAATCGACCCATGGCAAAGGGCCAAAGCTGCCTTCATCAAGCCCGCAATCCCCGCGGTCGCTTCCGTGTGTCCGAGATTGCTCTTGATTGAACCGATCCGCAGCCGATCGTGCGCGGGCCGACCGGCACCGAGCACCCGCCCGAGCGCCTCGGCCTCCACGCCATCGCCGAGCGGCGTTCCCGTACCGTGCGCTTCCACGTAGTCGACCTCGTGCACGGATACGCCGGCCCGCGCATAGGCATTGCGGAGCAGCGCCTCCTGCGCCTCGATGCTCGGAGCGGTCACGCTGCTCGTGCGGCCGTCGTTGTTCGTCGCCGACCCGCGGATGACCGCATAGATGCGGTCGCCGTGCTCGAGCGCACGCGACAGCCGCTGAAGCACCACGAAAGCGACCCCTTCCGAGCGCACGTAGCCGTTTGCGCGATGGTCGAATGCCTTGCAGAGGCCGTCGGGCGCCATCGTCCCGAGCTTCGTCATCTTGATGGTGTTGTAAGGCGTGAGGATCAGGTTCGAGCCCCCGACCAGCGCCAGATCGCATTCCCCGTCCTGCAGACTCTGCAGCGCGAGATGCACGGCGACGAGCGACGAGGACGACGCCGTATTCACCGACAACGCCGGCCCGCGAAGACCGAACGCGTGGGCGACTCGCGCCGCGATCATTCCAATATCGTTCCCCGTCGCGGCGTGCGGCGATAGCCCCTCGAGCTTTCGAGACGCGAGCAGATCGTACTCCGACCACATCGAGCCGACGAAAACGCTCGTTCGATGATACCGAAGCCTGCGCGCACCCAAGCCAGCGTCCTCG
It includes:
- a CDS encoding SDR family NAD(P)-dependent oxidoreductase, encoding MDRSEKLRAYLEKTMASLASAKERLRAIEERAREPIAIVSMACRFPGGADTPEKLWDVLVEARDVITEVPASRWDLERFYDPDPDAPGKTYSRWGGFVGDVERFDAAFFGISPREAVGIDPQERWLLEIAWEALERAGIRAGNLAGANAGVYVGMSGSEYQTEALSHPERIDAYTLTGASPSTIVGRLAYWLGLRGPAMALDTACSSSLVAVHTACQALRHGECDWALAGGVSALMAPEGYVAFSRLKALSPTGRCRTFSADADGYVRAEGGGILLLKRLSDAQRDGDRILALVRGSAVNQDGRSQGLTAPSGLAQEAVIRTALARASIDAATVDMVECHGTGTSLGDPIEVEALAAVYESGRPVEKPLILGSIKSNIGHTEAAAGVAGLIKTVLALQHAQIPRSLHVATPNAHIPWDRLCVKVATEHLAWPARDGARRGAVSSFGFSGTNAHVIVEEAPAAPPEEAGESERDYPLLMSGAEEKAVREQAGRWGKWLGEHPETRWEDVVRTAALGRTHHEVRAVVMASNVEQAREGLEALGRGEAHAAVTEGRARALGRMVFVYPGQGSQWEGMGKTLLERSEVFAGAVRACDEALRKWTGWSVESVLRGEAGAESLERVEVVQPALFAMAVGLTAMWRAWGVEPDAVVGHSQGEVAAAYVSGALTLEAASEVVAVRSGLVGTIAGRGGMAVIERGVEEVSRQLELNGDGLSIAVVNTESSTVVSGEAGGVSRLVEAYEREGVFARKVKVDYASHSEQVEPLREEMREKLKGIRGRETDVEFYSTVSGEATSGAALDGEYWWRNLREPVRLDRAMKRLLSEGYGVFVEVSAHPVLGLALTEGSSGGVVVGSLERGAGGEGALLRNLGRLHAQGYGVDWENVLGARRGAWADLPTYAFQRQRYWLDSPRRMSHSLLDADAPDRYRITWTAATLENAEWTSDAHAVLGGDGSLARALGVRAIARVEDLCAPSDEATPPRRLVVDLTAQHDTVVAGAHRVAGELVSLLQRWLAAPALEKTELVVMTRGAIAATPEDPVEGLAASTAWGLLRSVRTEHPDRRLRVVDAGAEDWTAQRDLLRRAIATDDEPELVVRAPRVLTPGWHPMTDADRAGASPIALDPNGAVLITGGTGELGRALTHHLVSTHGVRHLVLTSRRGEDAPDASALRASLLAAGAQTVQLVACDASDRGAWAPLVSALRAERSLTAVFHLAGVLDDAVVTGLTPAQVERVLRPKVDGAWLLYEATKAAPLAAFVLFSSVVGSLGNPGQANYAAANAFLDALAGHLRARGVPAMSLAWGVWESSGLGMTSHLGAPDLERLKRRGITPLSRPRALALLDRALAHPTATQVLAALDPAAWPFQPQARSAPQANPRVEASALRARLAPLPEAERRDVLLDLVRTEAAAVLGLPRAAQLPLDKSLKEHGLDSLMALELRNRLSARSETALPATLAFDHPTPRAMADMLMRRAFAEPAPQLALPAAPRTAHDEPVAIVSMACRYPGGADDPRKMWELLSAGRDAIGPFPQGRGWDLEGLYDPDPDAPGKSTTQYGGFLYDADRFDPAFFGISPREAERIDPQQRLLLECAWEALERAGIAPHSLEESATGVFVGLAHTDYGGRFVHRLESFDGHLVTGNFLSVGSGRIAYTLGLKGPAVTVDTACSSSLVSMHLACTSLRAGECDLALAGGAQVMATPMVFVEFSRQRGIAPDGRCKPFGAGADGVGWAEGCGMLVLKRLSDAHRDGDPVLAVIRGSAVNQDGRSQGLTAPNGPSQQAVIERALAVAGLTAADIDAVEAHGTGTRLGDPIEAQALLATYGKAHSAERPLWLGSIKSNIGHPQVAAGVAGVIKMVLALEHGELPATLHAYPPSPHVDWSHGHIALLDASTPWPRTGTPRRAGVSSFGVSGTNAHVILEEAPARPANAAAHAKVAPAPSILPLLLSGHDETALRAQARRLLEHVRANPHARTLDLAASLATTRTHLPARLAWPVPSDASTATWTESLASFANGGPPPTRASQTPHEPSAGKLAVLFTGQGSHRAGMGRELYGKYEAFRESLDAVFEEMSKHLEKPLKEVMFAEAGTQNAELLEQTQWAQPALFALEVALYRQWEAWGVRADVFLGHSVGELVAAHVSGVLELGDACELVAARGRLMGELPSGGAMASVEASEAEVSLLLGKYGVSLASVNAAKQVVVSGEASAVESLSEELRAGGARVKRLSVSHAFHSSQMEPMQEAYGRVARKMKYGAPRTGIVSGVTGERTELGSAEYWVRQVREPVRFADGLRALDRAGVTTYLECGPQGILSGLGAESISPERGTFVPSQRKERGEEDSLMQAVCALHAQGHAVDWKAVFAGTGAERVELPTYAFQRQRYWLEAPRAQEARAGQTVDHPWLTSAVRLADRDGYVLSGRLSTEEHPWVLDHVVAGTALLPGTAFMELAWVAAEVVGAAAVAEVTFTSPLVLDPCACIELQVTIGEPDVHARRSFTIYSRPAGNEHAPWTPHAHGALGEDVEARTDPMPSWANEPWPPSGAEPIDMSEWLDTVDAWIGPAFRGVVSAWRHGRTIYSDVAPPDAVKDRAHEYRLHPALLDATLRAFLKVLLRAEAREGQPLPFACSNLALRAPGGSSLRARVIVCDDADGITTSMDLAGADGEAVARIGSFRARWATAEQLREITAANPVHRDLYLVAWIEVTLDETTWRPSDHVVLGGDGSLAAALGVRAFANFADLSTALAGDVAPPRRLVIDLTACDAAAPLEMMHAAAQTALSRVQSCLASPDLASSELVVVTRGAVATAADDRVTAPAAAAWGLLRALRVEHPDRTLRALDLGHDLDDALLRRAMSTQEPELAVRAVVRAPRLEPANPTGRTALPAPASNACQLRVRTRGSFEGLELAESLAATRPLEPGHVRIAVRAAGLNFRDVLNALGTYRGDMGPLGFEAAGLVMDVGAGVTHLAQGDRVMGLVQGAMATHAIVDARLLAPIPRGLSFAEAATVPVAFLTALHGLRGLGELKSGERVLVHAAAGGVGMAAVQLARLWGAEVFATASPSKWPALHRMGLDPEHIASSRTLAFAETFRTVTNGQGVDVVLDALAGEFVDASLRLLSPGGRFVEMGKSDIRDAERVSQEHPGVRYTAFDLLDAGPDRIQEMLRELAPLFEQGALSPLPYTAYDLRHAPQAFRFMANARHVGKLVLVPPAALDPNGTVLITGGTGELGRHVAQHLVETHGAQHVVLTSRRGMDAPHAASLLRDLRDAGARTVRIVACDAANRDDLAGVLGTIPPAHPLTAIVHAAGVLEDGVATQLTAEQLARVLRPKIDGAWHLYELTKETPLSAFVLFSSVAGILGSSGQANYACANALLDALAGSLRAQGAPVMSLAWGFWEKGHLGMTAHLGASDLARLKRQGIAPMPVARALGLLDRALSHPEATLVPASLDLAALARHGAVPSMLRGMIRTTPRKAADANLAALPKAQRERAVLALVRSEVATVLALEGADAVAVDKPLKHLGLDSLTAVELRNRLKLQTGTDLPATLAFDHPTPKRVAEYLLTQLAGGQEDPPENDPMLAHMGDDDLARLLLDLTGGAQ
- a CDS encoding acyltransferase domain-containing protein; the protein is MRNIVLDSSICITGLGCRFPAGIDSPHALWNAISARRDLIQEIPADRWDAECHYDPDVCAPGKISSRRGGFLADVAHFDAAFFDISPREAKQMDPQQRLALETAWEALEDAGLGARRLRYHRTSVFVGSMWSEYDLLASRKLEGLSPHAATGNDIGMIAARVAHAFGLRGPALSVNTASSSSLVAVHLALQSLQDGECDLALVGGSNLILTPYNTIKMTKLGTMAPDGLCKAFDHRANGYVRSEGVAFVVLQRLSRALEHGDRIYAVIRGSATNNDGRTSSVTAPSIEAQEALLRNAYARAGVSVHEVDYVEAHGTGTPLGDGVEAEALGRVLGAGRPAHDRLRIGSIKSNLGHTEATAGIAGLMKAALALCHGSIPASLHVESPNPAIPFDSLGLQIQTEAGAWPEVDRPWRAGVSAFGFGGTNCHVVLEAPPRAAGLPTKKASGEQRLPLLVSAKGETALRAQAKRWALWLEAHPEANWEDVVHTAACRRTHHDVRAAVMASSTTEAAAALRALSNGEPHAALTEGRARTPGKVVFVYPGHGSQWPAMGRELFAQSEIFANAVRACDAALRPCTGWSVESVLRGEPDALVPPRERDIVQPALFAMAVGLTALWRSWGVEPDAVVGHSQGEIAAAYVSGALSLEEAARVAAVRSDVVRRVSGAMALIEQPVNVVEKRLAEYAGALSVGAVNTEGSTVVSGDTDAVESLLAAAQREGIYARRVNIDYASHSRHVEPVLPELNARLAEVKRGKGEIAFFSTVFGEELSGEALDATYWCRNLREPVRLDRALARLGDAGHGVMVEVSAHPVLEAALADSSRSHDGIVVGSLQRDAGGVSTLLKMLASLHVQGHPVDWDRVLARRGTPVDLPTYAFQRRRYWLDTDERDERDTTNRPRDEIATWSEELSRLSPSRREPWLRERVCAEIAAVLGIAPSMVLPNAPLRDLGLRSPVAVELVGRLVRRTQLRLTAGFVYSYPSANAMAHRLLEEMFASADDPRSGVRAIPRTTGDASPMSDEELFDSIDALVHDDRPMKGAR